Proteins encoded together in one Bacteroides ovatus window:
- a CDS encoding patatin-like phospholipase family protein, which yields MRKIFLVFITLWLIIPAIHAQKVGLVLSGGGAKGMTHIGIIRALEENNIPIDYIAGTSMGAIIGSLYAMGYSPDDMVELLKSEDFKRWYSGEVEEKYVYHFKKNLPTPEFFNIRFSFKDSLKSLKPQFLPTSVVNPIQMNLVFVDLYARATAACKGDFDKLFVPFRCIASDVYNKKQLVMKEGDLGDAVRASMSFPFMFKPIEIDNVLAYDGGIYNNFPTDVMRDDFHPDVIIGSVVSTNPTKPKENDLMSQIENMVMQKTDYSIPDSMGILMTFKYDNVNLMDFQRIDELHDIGYNRTISMMDSIKSRIHRRVNLDNIRLRRMVYRSNFPELRFKNIIIDGANPQQQAYMKKEFHKSDNKEFTYEDLKQGYFRLLSDKMISEIIPHAIYNPEDDTYDLHLKVKLENNFAVRLGGNISTSNSNQIYLGLSYQDLNYYAKEFILDGQLGKVYNNVQFMAKIDFATAIPTSYRLIGSISTFDYFKKDKLFSRNNKPAFNQKDERFLKLQVGLPFLSSKRAEFGVGIARIEDKYFQKSVIDFGNDKFDKSRYDLFGGSISFNGSTLNSKQYPTRGYREALVAQIFVGKERFYPGEGSTTSNNKDHHSWLQLSYMKEKYHNMSEHWVLGWYLKALYASKNFSENYTATMMQAGEFSPTLHSKLTYNEAFRANQFVGAGIRPIYRLSQMFHLRGEFYGFMPIYPIEKNSLNKAYYGKAFSKFEYLGEISVVCQLPFGDISAYVNHYSSPKREWNVGLSIGLQLFNYRFIE from the coding sequence ATGAGAAAGATTTTTTTAGTGTTCATTACTTTATGGCTGATTATCCCGGCTATCCATGCCCAAAAAGTAGGACTTGTATTAAGCGGTGGTGGCGCCAAAGGAATGACGCACATCGGCATCATTCGCGCATTGGAAGAAAACAACATCCCTATTGACTACATTGCTGGTACTTCCATGGGAGCCATTATCGGCTCCTTGTATGCCATGGGATACTCTCCTGACGACATGGTAGAACTGCTCAAATCGGAGGACTTTAAACGATGGTATTCCGGAGAAGTGGAAGAGAAATACGTATATCATTTCAAAAAGAATCTTCCCACTCCCGAATTTTTCAATATTCGTTTTTCATTCAAAGATTCACTGAAGAGTTTAAAACCTCAATTCCTGCCTACCAGTGTTGTCAACCCGATTCAAATGAATCTCGTGTTTGTTGACCTATATGCACGTGCTACGGCCGCTTGTAAGGGAGATTTTGATAAACTTTTTGTTCCTTTCCGTTGCATTGCGTCCGATGTGTACAATAAAAAACAGTTAGTCATGAAGGAAGGAGATTTAGGAGATGCCGTCAGAGCTTCCATGAGCTTCCCTTTCATGTTTAAACCCATTGAAATAGACAATGTACTGGCCTACGATGGAGGTATCTATAATAACTTTCCCACGGACGTCATGAGAGATGATTTTCATCCGGATGTCATTATAGGAAGCGTTGTATCCACCAATCCCACTAAACCCAAGGAAAATGACCTCATGAGTCAAATTGAGAATATGGTGATGCAGAAAACCGACTATTCTATTCCGGACTCTATGGGGATTTTAATGACGTTCAAATATGACAACGTCAATCTGATGGATTTTCAACGCATCGACGAATTACATGATATAGGATATAATCGAACCATCAGCATGATGGATTCTATCAAAAGCCGTATCCATCGGCGTGTGAATCTGGACAATATTCGTTTAAGGAGAATGGTATACCGTAGTAATTTCCCGGAACTACGTTTTAAAAATATCATCATTGATGGAGCTAATCCACAACAACAGGCATATATGAAGAAAGAATTTCATAAGTCGGATAACAAAGAATTCACCTATGAAGATTTAAAGCAAGGTTATTTTCGATTGCTATCAGATAAAATGATTTCAGAAATCATACCGCATGCAATTTATAATCCGGAAGATGACACCTATGATCTGCATTTAAAAGTCAAACTGGAAAACAACTTTGCTGTACGGCTGGGAGGTAACATATCCACCTCCAATTCGAATCAGATCTACCTGGGACTTAGTTATCAGGACTTAAACTACTATGCCAAAGAGTTTATTCTTGACGGGCAACTTGGAAAGGTATATAACAACGTGCAATTTATGGCAAAAATAGACTTTGCCACTGCCATTCCTACCTCGTATCGTCTTATAGGTTCGATCAGTACTTTCGACTATTTTAAGAAGGACAAACTTTTTTCGCGAAATAACAAACCGGCCTTTAACCAGAAAGACGAACGTTTCTTGAAATTACAGGTTGGATTACCTTTCCTTTCGAGCAAGCGAGCAGAGTTTGGAGTAGGAATTGCAAGAATAGAGGATAAATATTTTCAAAAAAGTGTCATTGACTTCGGAAATGACAAATTTGATAAAAGCCGCTATGATTTATTTGGTGGATCAATTAGTTTTAATGGAAGTACTCTTAATTCCAAACAATATCCTACACGTGGATACAGAGAAGCCCTTGTAGCCCAGATTTTCGTTGGAAAAGAACGATTCTATCCGGGCGAAGGAAGTACGACCAGTAACAACAAAGATCATCACTCCTGGCTGCAATTATCTTATATGAAAGAGAAATATCATAATATGAGTGAACATTGGGTTTTAGGATGGTATTTGAAAGCCCTGTATGCCTCCAAAAACTTCTCCGAGAACTATACGGCCACAATGATGCAAGCTGGAGAGTTTTCTCCTACATTACATAGCAAATTGACTTACAACGAAGCCTTTCGTGCCAATCAATTTGTCGGAGCCGGCATTCGGCCTATTTACCGTTTAAGCCAGATGTTCCATCTTCGGGGAGAATTTTATGGTTTTATGCCTATTTATCCAATCGAAAAAAACTCGTTGAATAAAGCATATTACGGAAAAGCTTTCTCCAAGTTTGAATATTTAGGAGAAATTTCTGTTGTATGTCAATTGCCTTTTGGAGATATCTCTGCATATGTAAATCATTATAGCTCACCGAAAAGGGAGTGGAATGTCGGACTAAGTATAGGTTTACAACTATTCAATTATCGGTTCATAGAATAA
- the dapA gene encoding 4-hydroxy-tetrahydrodipicolinate synthase, whose product MIQTKLKGMGVALITPFKEDESVDYDALMRMVDYLLQNNADFLCVLGTTAETPTLTEEEKKIIKKMVIDRVNGRIPILLGVGGNNTRAIVETLKNDDFTGVDAILSVVPYYNKPSQEGIYQHYKAIAEATELPIVLYNVPGRTGVNMTAETTLRIARDFKNVVAIKEASGNITQMDDIIKNKPENFNVISGDDGITFPLITLGAVGVISVIGNAFPREFSRMTRLALQGDFANALTIHHRFTELFNLLFVDGNPAGVKSMLNAMGMIENKLRLPLVPTRITTFEAIRKVLNELNIKC is encoded by the coding sequence ATGATACAGACTAAATTGAAAGGAATGGGGGTAGCACTGATTACTCCTTTCAAAGAGGATGAGAGCGTTGACTATGACGCGTTGATGCGTATGGTGGACTATCTATTACAGAATAATGCGGATTTCTTGTGTGTGCTGGGGACTACAGCTGAAACACCGACTCTGACCGAGGAAGAAAAGAAAATTATAAAAAAGATGGTAATTGACCGCGTTAACGGAAGAATTCCTATTCTGTTGGGTGTAGGTGGTAATAATACTCGTGCTATTGTAGAAACATTGAAAAATGATGATTTCACAGGAGTTGATGCCATATTGTCTGTTGTGCCGTATTATAATAAACCTTCTCAAGAAGGTATTTATCAGCATTATAAAGCGATTGCAGAAGCTACGGAGCTCCCCATCGTATTGTATAATGTTCCGGGACGTACGGGGGTAAATATGACTGCCGAAACTACTTTGCGGATTGCCCGTGATTTTAAGAATGTAGTTGCCATTAAAGAAGCATCCGGCAATATTACGCAAATGGATGATATTATTAAAAATAAACCGGAAAATTTCAATGTAATCTCCGGAGATGATGGTATAACCTTTCCGCTTATTACATTGGGAGCCGTTGGTGTGATTTCAGTAATTGGTAATGCTTTTCCTCGTGAATTTAGCCGTATGACGCGCCTGGCGCTTCAAGGAGACTTTGCCAATGCATTAACCATCCATCATCGATTCACGGAATTATTCAATTTGTTGTTTGTTGATGGAAATCCAGCAGGAGTAAAATCAATGTTGAATGCCATGGGTATGATTGAGAATAAACTTCGGTTGCCACTAGTTCCTACTCGCATTACTACATTTGAGGCAATACGCAAGGTTTTGAATGAGTTGAATATTAAATGTTGA
- the htpG gene encoding molecular chaperone HtpG has translation MQKGNIGVTTENIFPIIKKFLYSDHEIFLRELVSNAVDATQKLNTLASIGEFKGELGDLTVHVELGKDTITISDRGIGLTAEEIEKYINQIAFSGANDFLEKYKNDANAIIGHFGLGFYSAFMVAKKVEIITKSYRDDAKAVKWTCDGSPEFTIEEIEKADRGSDIILYIDDDCKEFLEEARISELLKKYCSFLPVPIAFGKKKEWKDGKQVETAEDNIINDTTPLWTRKPSELSDEDYKSFYSKLYPMSDEPLFWIHLNVDYPFHLTGILYFPKVKSNIELNKNKIQLYCNQVYVTDSVEGIVPDFLTLLHGVIDSPDIPLNVSRSYLQSDSNVKKISTYITKKVSDRLQSIFKNDRKQFEEKWNDLKIFINYGMLTQEDFYDKAQKFALFTDINDKHYTFEEYQTLIKDNQTDKDGNLIYLYANNKDEQYSYIEAATNKGYNVLLMDGQLDVAMVSMLEQKLEKSRFTRVDSDVVDNLIVKEDKKGETLEASKQDAITTAFKSQLPKMDKVEFNVMTQALGENSAPVMITQSEYMRRMKEMANIQAGMSFYGEMPDMFNLILNSDHKLIKQVLNEEENACQAEVAPILSEMDNVNKQRNELKDKQKDKKEEDIPTAEKDELNDLDKKWDDLKSKKEAIFIGYASNNKVIRQLIDLALLQNNMLRGEALNNFVKRSIELI, from the coding sequence ATGCAAAAAGGTAATATTGGGGTTACAACAGAAAACATTTTCCCTATCATTAAAAAGTTTTTGTACAGTGACCATGAGATTTTTCTGCGCGAGTTAGTATCCAATGCGGTAGATGCCACTCAGAAGCTGAATACGCTTGCTTCTATTGGCGAATTCAAAGGTGAACTGGGTGACTTAACTGTTCACGTTGAATTAGGCAAAGATACTATTACCATTTCTGACCGTGGTATCGGTTTGACTGCAGAAGAAATAGAGAAGTACATCAATCAAATAGCTTTCTCTGGAGCTAATGACTTCCTGGAGAAGTATAAGAACGATGCAAATGCCATTATCGGACATTTCGGACTTGGCTTCTACTCTGCCTTTATGGTTGCAAAGAAAGTGGAGATTATCACTAAATCATACAGAGACGATGCAAAAGCCGTAAAATGGACTTGTGATGGCAGCCCTGAATTCACTATTGAAGAAATAGAAAAAGCCGACCGTGGATCAGATATCATCTTATACATTGATGACGACTGCAAAGAATTCCTCGAAGAAGCACGTATCTCCGAACTTCTGAAGAAATATTGCAGCTTCCTTCCTGTTCCTATTGCATTTGGAAAAAAGAAAGAATGGAAAGACGGCAAACAGGTAGAAACGGCTGAAGATAATATAATCAATGACACCACTCCTTTGTGGACACGCAAACCTAGCGAACTTTCGGATGAAGATTACAAATCATTCTATAGCAAGCTATATCCGATGTCTGATGAACCACTCTTCTGGATTCACCTGAATGTGGATTATCCATTCCATCTGACTGGTATCCTCTACTTCCCGAAGGTAAAGAGCAATATTGAATTAAATAAGAACAAGATTCAGTTATATTGCAATCAAGTATATGTAACAGACTCTGTTGAAGGCATTGTGCCGGACTTCCTGACTTTGTTACATGGAGTAATAGATTCTCCGGATATTCCGTTGAACGTTTCCCGTTCATACTTGCAAAGCGACTCAAACGTGAAGAAGATTTCAACTTATATCACCAAGAAAGTTTCCGACCGTTTACAGTCTATATTCAAGAATGATCGTAAGCAGTTTGAAGAAAAGTGGAACGACTTGAAAATATTTATCAATTATGGAATGCTCACACAAGAGGATTTCTATGATAAAGCGCAAAAATTCGCCCTTTTCACCGATATAAATGACAAACATTACACATTCGAGGAATATCAGACCCTTATTAAAGATAACCAGACAGACAAAGATGGAAATCTAATCTATCTGTATGCAAATAACAAGGACGAACAATACAGCTATATTGAGGCTGCAACCAATAAAGGCTATAATGTCTTGCTCATGGATGGCCAGTTAGATGTAGCTATGGTAAGTATGTTGGAGCAAAAGCTTGAGAAATCCCGTTTCACCCGTGTAGACAGTGATGTTGTTGACAATCTGATTGTAAAAGAAGACAAGAAAGGTGAAACTCTGGAAGCCAGCAAACAAGATGCAATCACAACAGCCTTCAAGAGCCAATTGCCTAAAATGGATAAGGTTGAATTCAATGTGATGACGCAAGCGTTGGGAGAAAATTCGGCTCCGGTCATGATTACTCAAAGCGAATATATGCGTCGTATGAAAGAAATGGCAAATATTCAAGCCGGAATGAGCTTCTACGGCGAAATGCCTGACATGTTCAATCTGATCCTGAATTCAGACCACAAGTTGATAAAACAAGTATTGAATGAAGAAGAGAATGCCTGTCAAGCAGAAGTAGCTCCGATACTCTCCGAAATGGATAACGTCAACAAACAACGTAATGAGTTGAAAGACAAACAGAAGGATAAAAAGGAAGAAGACATCCCAACAGCTGAAAAAGATGAATTAAACGATCTCGACAAGAAGTGGGATGATCTGAAAAGCAAGAAAGAAGCTATCTTTATCGGCTATGCAAGCAATAACAAAGTTATCCGCCAGCTTATCGATCTGGCCTTACTTCAAAACAATATGTTAAGAGGTGAAGCTTTGAATAACTTCGTAAAACGTAGCATTGAGCTGATTTAA
- the ligA gene encoding NAD-dependent DNA ligase LigA, with translation MDIKEKIEELRAELHRHNYNYYVLNAPEISDKEFDDKMRELQDLEQAHPEYKDENSPTMRVGSDLNKNFTQVAHKYPMLSLANTYSEAEVTDFYDRVRKALNEDFEICCEMKYDGTSISLTYENGKLVRAVTRGDGEKGDDVTDNVKTIRSIPLVLHGDNYPDSFEIRGEILMPWEVFEELNREKEAREEPLFANPRNAASGTLKLQNSSIVASRKLDAYLYYLLGDNLPCDGHYENLQEAAKWGFKISDLTRKCQTLEEVFEFINYWDVERKNLPVATDGIVLKVNSLRQQKNLGFTAKSPRWAIAYKFQAERALTRLNKVTYQVGRTGAVTPVANLDPVQLSGTVVKRASLHNADIIEGLDLHIGDMVYVEKGGEIIPKITGVDKDARSFMLGEKVRFIVNCPECGSKLVRYEGEAAHYCPNETACPPQIKGKIEHFISRKAMNIDGLGPETVDMFYRLGLIKNTADLYKLTADDIKGLDRMGEKSAENLITGIAQSKTVPFERVIFALGIRFVGETVAKKIAKSFENIDDLQQADLEKLVSIDEIGEKIAQSILAYFANESNRELVAKLKEAGLQLYRTEEDLSGYTDKLAGQSIVISGVFVHHSRDEYKELIEKNGGKNVGSISAKTSFILAGDNMGPAKLEKAKKLGITILSEDEFLKLIS, from the coding sequence ATGGATATAAAAGAAAAAATAGAGGAATTGCGTGCCGAACTTCATCGGCATAATTATAATTATTATGTGTTGAATGCTCCTGAAATCTCGGATAAAGAGTTTGACGATAAGATGCGTGAACTTCAGGATCTGGAACAAGCACATCCGGAATATAAAGATGAAAATTCACCCACTATGCGCGTGGGGAGCGACTTGAACAAGAATTTTACGCAAGTGGCTCATAAATATCCTATGCTGTCATTGGCAAATACATATTCGGAAGCGGAAGTGACGGACTTCTACGATCGTGTCCGTAAAGCGCTAAATGAGGATTTCGAGATTTGTTGTGAAATGAAATATGACGGTACTTCTATTTCGTTGACCTATGAAAATGGGAAGTTGGTTCGTGCCGTTACCCGTGGAGATGGAGAAAAAGGCGATGATGTGACGGATAATGTGAAAACAATCCGTTCTATCCCGCTTGTATTACATGGTGATAATTATCCTGATTCTTTTGAGATACGTGGGGAAATTCTTATGCCATGGGAAGTGTTTGAAGAGTTGAATCGGGAAAAAGAGGCACGTGAAGAACCGCTTTTTGCCAATCCAAGAAATGCGGCGTCCGGTACATTGAAGTTGCAAAATTCTTCTATTGTAGCTTCTCGCAAGCTGGATGCTTATTTATATTATTTATTGGGAGATAATCTGCCTTGTGACGGACATTATGAAAATCTTCAGGAAGCGGCAAAATGGGGCTTTAAAATCTCTGATTTGACGCGTAAGTGCCAGACATTGGAGGAGGTCTTTGAATTTATCAACTATTGGGATGTAGAACGTAAAAATCTACCGGTTGCCACAGACGGGATTGTTTTAAAGGTGAACAGTTTGAGACAACAGAAAAATTTGGGTTTTACGGCTAAGTCTCCTCGATGGGCTATTGCCTATAAATTCCAGGCAGAACGTGCATTGACCCGATTGAATAAGGTGACCTATCAGGTAGGAAGAACCGGAGCAGTCACTCCGGTAGCTAATCTGGACCCTGTACAGCTTTCGGGAACTGTCGTAAAACGTGCATCCTTACATAATGCGGATATCATCGAAGGACTTGATTTGCATATCGGAGACATGGTTTATGTGGAAAAAGGTGGTGAAATTATTCCTAAGATTACGGGAGTAGATAAAGATGCACGTAGTTTTATGCTTGGGGAGAAGGTTCGATTCATCGTCAATTGTCCCGAATGTGGTAGTAAATTAGTCAGGTATGAAGGGGAAGCCGCTCATTATTGCCCCAATGAAACAGCGTGTCCTCCTCAAATCAAAGGCAAAATCGAGCATTTTATTAGTCGAAAGGCTATGAATATTGATGGATTGGGACCGGAAACCGTGGATATGTTCTATCGTTTGGGATTAATTAAAAATACGGCCGACTTATATAAACTCACAGCTGATGATATCAAAGGTTTGGATCGTATGGGAGAAAAATCGGCGGAGAACCTTATAACGGGGATTGCACAAAGCAAAACCGTTCCTTTCGAGCGTGTTATTTTTGCTTTGGGAATTCGTTTTGTTGGTGAGACTGTGGCCAAAAAGATAGCAAAATCGTTTGAGAATATAGATGATCTGCAACAGGCAGATCTTGAAAAATTAGTAAGTATCGATGAAATCGGAGAAAAAATAGCCCAGAGTATACTTGCATATTTTGCGAATGAGTCTAATCGTGAGTTGGTTGCCAAGCTAAAAGAGGCCGGACTGCAGCTTTATCGCACCGAAGAAGATTTAAGCGGATATACGGATAAGTTAGCGGGACAGTCTATCGTTATCAGCGGTGTGTTTGTTCATCATTCACGCGACGAATATAAAGAGCTTATCGAGAAAAACGGAGGGAAAAATGTAGGAAGCATTTCTGCGAAAACAAGTTTTATACTGGCTGGGGACAATATGGGACCTGCAAAGCTTGAAAAAGCAAAAAAACTTGGAATAACCATATTAAGCGAAGACGAATTTCTGAAACTTATATCGTAA
- the tnpB gene encoding IS66 family insertion sequence element accessory protein TnpB (TnpB, as the term is used for proteins encoded by IS66 family insertion elements, is considered an accessory protein, since TnpC, encoded by a neighboring gene, is a DDE family transposase.): protein MYSLTSANRYYLYQGFVRMNLGIDGLFKIIRLEMKDLSPVSGDIFLFFGKNRQSVKILRWDGDGFLLYYKRLEGGSFELPTFNPNTGNYEISYQVLSFILNGVSLKSVRLRKRFRI from the coding sequence ATGTATTCTCTAACATCAGCCAATCGCTACTATCTGTACCAGGGCTTTGTTCGTATGAACCTTGGCATTGACGGTTTATTCAAAATTATACGATTGGAAATGAAGGACTTGTCTCCCGTTTCCGGAGATATCTTTTTATTCTTTGGTAAAAACCGACAAAGTGTAAAAATACTGCGTTGGGATGGCGATGGCTTTCTTCTGTACTACAAGCGCCTCGAAGGTGGAAGTTTTGAGTTACCGACATTTAACCCCAATACAGGCAATTACGAGATTTCTTATCAGGTTTTGTCTTTTATCTTAAATGGAGTGTCATTAAAGTCTGTACGGTTGAGAAAGCGTTTTAGGATCTAA
- the trmD gene encoding tRNA (guanosine(37)-N1)-methyltransferase TrmD yields MRIDIITVLPEMIEGFFNCSIMKRAQDKGLAEIHIHNLRDYTEDKYRRVDDYPFGGFAGMVMKIEPIERCINALKAERDYDEVIFTTPDGEQFNQPMANTLSLAQNLIILCGHFKGIDYRIREHLITKEISIGDYVLTGGELAAAVMADAIVRIIPGVISDEQSALSDSFQDNLLAAPVYTRPADYKGWKVPDILLSGHEAKIKEWELQQSLERTRKLRPDLLGE; encoded by the coding sequence ATGCGCATTGATATTATAACAGTTTTACCCGAAATGATTGAAGGTTTCTTCAATTGTTCTATCATGAAACGAGCTCAAGATAAAGGACTTGCAGAAATACACATTCACAATTTACGTGATTACACCGAAGATAAATATCGTCGTGTCGATGATTATCCTTTTGGAGGATTTGCCGGAATGGTGATGAAAATAGAACCTATCGAACGCTGCATCAATGCTCTAAAGGCAGAACGTGACTACGATGAAGTTATCTTCACGACCCCTGACGGAGAACAATTCAACCAACCGATGGCCAACACTCTCTCTCTGGCACAGAATCTCATTATTCTTTGCGGACACTTTAAAGGCATCGATTACCGTATTCGCGAACATCTGATTACTAAAGAAATCAGTATCGGCGATTATGTATTAACAGGAGGAGAACTAGCGGCAGCAGTGATGGCAGATGCTATCGTACGTATCATTCCCGGAGTCATCTCCGATGAACAATCCGCACTTTCCGATTCTTTCCAGGATAATTTGCTGGCAGCACCTGTATATACACGACCTGCTGATTATAAAGGCTGGAAAGTTCCCGATATTCTATTATCCGGGCATGAAGCAAAGATCAAAGAATGGGAACTGCAACAGTCCCTGGAACGCACCAGAAAACTTCGTCCCGACCTATTAGGGGAGTAA